The proteins below are encoded in one region of Thermococcus peptonophilus:
- a CDS encoding DUF7132 family protein: MKVLKEWDIKVKLVRTKRGAILHMIELEPGHFYLEQNPLKDSKYGVAYRKIKENFPEFYMFWEIKDNRYTGRLLAGAFLEKKEIDEFVTLLAKTEDFKNFEEIFEEIEEIGE, translated from the coding sequence ATGAAGGTTCTGAAGGAATGGGACATTAAGGTAAAGCTAGTGAGGACAAAGAGGGGGGCGATCCTTCATATGATAGAGCTTGAGCCCGGCCACTTCTACCTCGAACAGAACCCGCTAAAGGATTCGAAGTACGGTGTTGCTTACAGGAAGATAAAGGAGAACTTCCCGGAGTTCTACATGTTCTGGGAGATAAAGGACAACCGATACACGGGCAGACTTCTAGCTGGGGCTTTTCTCGAAAAGAAGGAGATCGATGAGTTCGTGACTCTCCTCGCCAAGACAGAAGACTTCAAGAATTTTGAGGAGATCTTCGAGGAGATCGAGGAGATAGGAGAGTGA
- the speE gene encoding polyamine aminopropyltransferase, with translation MGYNEQERAFIEWYPRGYGVGFKVKRRLFETQTEYQRLEIYETEGFGKLLVLDGTVQLVEIGEESYHEVLVHPVMLAHPNPKRVLVIGGGDGGTLREVLRHDTVEKAIMVEIDEGVVEASYLYLDVAKDLLDRLIKKEEPRAELIIGDGVKYLRETGERFDVIIVDSTDPVGPAKLLFSEEFYRDAYEKLNDEGLYITQAGSVYLFTNELLDAYKAMKKVFDRVYYFSFPVIGYASPWSFLIGVKGDVDFTRIDLERAKKLDLYYYDPERHETLFQMPRYVRKLLEGQ, from the coding sequence ATGGGATACAACGAGCAGGAGAGGGCTTTCATCGAATGGTATCCTCGGGGCTATGGAGTTGGCTTTAAGGTAAAGAGGAGGCTGTTTGAGACACAGACAGAGTACCAGCGCCTTGAAATATACGAAACAGAGGGCTTTGGAAAGCTCCTCGTACTCGATGGGACAGTTCAGCTTGTGGAGATTGGCGAGGAGAGCTACCACGAAGTTCTTGTACACCCGGTGATGCTTGCACATCCGAACCCGAAGAGAGTTCTCGTCATAGGTGGTGGAGACGGCGGAACGCTCCGTGAGGTTCTTAGGCACGACACCGTTGAGAAGGCTATAATGGTGGAGATAGACGAAGGTGTCGTGGAAGCATCTTACCTCTACCTGGACGTCGCCAAAGACCTCCTTGACAGGCTTATAAAGAAGGAAGAGCCGAGGGCAGAGCTGATAATCGGCGACGGCGTCAAGTACCTCAGGGAAACAGGGGAACGCTTCGACGTTATAATCGTCGACTCAACCGATCCCGTTGGCCCAGCGAAGCTCCTGTTCTCCGAGGAGTTTTACAGGGACGCCTACGAGAAGCTGAACGATGAGGGTCTTTACATTACCCAGGCCGGCAGCGTCTACCTGTTCACGAACGAGCTCCTCGACGCATATAAGGCTATGAAGAAAGTCTTTGACAGAGTGTACTACTTCAGCTTCCCGGTAATAGGCTACGCCTCGCCCTGGAGCTTCCTCATTGGAGTCAAGGGAGACGTTGACTTCACTAGGATAGACCTTGAGAGAGCAAAGAAGCTCGACCTCTACTATTATGACCCTGAAAGGCACGAGACCCTCTTCCAGATGCCGCGCTACGTCAGAAAACTCCTAGAGGGACAGTAA
- a CDS encoding pyruvoyl-dependent arginine decarboxylase, giving the protein MSWTTPKRAFIGAAAAEGGTKLNAFDNALLKLGIGNVNLVKLSSVIPAHIEWIEKVHDVPIGMLLPTVYAHIESDEPGMTISAALGVGISKNNEGGLIYEYSGYCTKEEAEEMVRKMVEEGFRQRGWELGEFKVASAEITVKDKPAAAIAVVVMFPY; this is encoded by the coding sequence ATGAGCTGGACAACCCCCAAGAGAGCTTTTATAGGTGCTGCGGCCGCTGAGGGTGGGACTAAGCTGAACGCCTTTGACAACGCACTCCTCAAGCTGGGCATAGGAAACGTTAACCTGGTCAAGCTAAGCAGCGTCATCCCCGCGCACATCGAGTGGATTGAAAAGGTACACGACGTTCCGATAGGAATGCTCCTGCCGACGGTTTACGCTCACATTGAGAGCGACGAGCCGGGGATGACGATCAGCGCCGCACTGGGCGTCGGGATAAGCAAGAACAACGAAGGCGGTCTAATCTACGAGTATTCGGGCTACTGCACCAAGGAAGAAGCTGAGGAAATGGTCAGGAAGATGGTCGAGGAGGGCTTCAGGCAGAGGGGCTGGGAGCTCGGTGAGTTCAAGGTTGCGAGCGCCGAGATAACAGTTAAGGACAAGCCCGCCGCCGCAATAGCTGTCGTTGTTATGTTCCCCTACTGA
- a CDS encoding signal recognition particle protein Srp19 translates to MKFVVWPSEIDSRLPKKYGRLVKKAVAVNAPTIDEIRDAAEILGMKVVEFEPEKLNPRLSGIDEELRTKGMLRIESPYPKGKSLRMICEKIRELRAKKRKAHGKRKKK, encoded by the coding sequence ATGAAGTTCGTTGTGTGGCCTAGCGAGATAGATTCGAGGTTACCCAAGAAGTACGGCAGACTGGTTAAAAAAGCGGTTGCCGTTAATGCTCCCACCATCGACGAAATACGCGACGCCGCGGAGATCCTTGGTATGAAGGTTGTTGAATTCGAACCTGAAAAGCTAAATCCTAGGCTCTCGGGCATTGATGAGGAACTCAGAACCAAAGGGATGCTGAGGATTGAGAGTCCATACCCCAAGGGCAAGAGCCTCAGAATGATCTGCGAGAAAATCAGAGAACTCAGGGCAAAGAAGCGTAAAGCCCATGGTAAGAGGAAGAAGAAGTAA
- a CDS encoding sulfide/dihydroorotate dehydrogenase-like FAD/NAD-binding protein, producing the protein MPYKILDKKELAMNEVMYKIHAPHVAKKVQPGQFVIVRAFPNGERIPLTPVTWDREEGWITLITFVRGKTTMRMANELKPGDEILNVAGPLGNPAPMEKFGRVLAIGLITGIVEVFPIARAWQEIGNDVTTLHVTPNPMIILKEDFENAVSRHIVEGFDLQPGWGMNEIAQELVKRATAKVRELLENEHFDMVLTVGPAGAQKAIFNVVKEFGIPMHADLHPIMVDATGMCGACRVTVGGEVKFACIDGPGFDAYKVDWDELIHRTGFYAPLERLALEHYLKQLQAQGGEQ; encoded by the coding sequence ATGCCCTATAAGATACTCGATAAGAAAGAGCTGGCCATGAACGAAGTGATGTACAAGATACACGCTCCCCACGTCGCTAAAAAGGTTCAGCCAGGTCAGTTTGTCATCGTCAGGGCCTTCCCCAACGGAGAGAGGATTCCTTTAACTCCCGTCACCTGGGACAGGGAAGAGGGCTGGATAACGCTCATTACCTTTGTCCGCGGGAAGACGACGATGAGAATGGCCAACGAGCTCAAGCCGGGTGATGAGATCCTCAACGTCGCAGGTCCACTCGGAAACCCTGCCCCAATGGAGAAGTTTGGAAGGGTGCTGGCTATAGGGCTCATTACAGGTATCGTGGAAGTCTTTCCAATAGCCAGAGCCTGGCAGGAGATAGGAAACGACGTTACCACCCTTCATGTTACTCCCAATCCAATGATTATCCTCAAAGAAGACTTTGAGAATGCTGTTTCAAGGCACATCGTTGAGGGCTTTGACCTCCAGCCCGGCTGGGGAATGAACGAAATCGCCCAGGAGCTCGTAAAAAGAGCTACCGCCAAGGTCAGGGAGCTCCTTGAGAATGAGCACTTCGACATGGTGCTCACCGTCGGCCCGGCCGGCGCTCAGAAGGCCATATTCAACGTGGTCAAGGAGTTTGGAATCCCAATGCACGCTGACCTTCACCCGATCATGGTCGACGCAACAGGAATGTGTGGAGCATGCCGTGTGACCGTTGGTGGCGAGGTCAAGTTTGCCTGTATAGACGGGCCTGGGTTCGACGCCTACAAGGTCGACTGGGACGAGCTGATACACAGGACAGGCTTCTACGCCCCGCTTGAGAGGCTCGCCTTAGAACATTACCTAAAGCAGCTCCAGGCCCAGGGAGGTGAGCAGTGA
- a CDS encoding tRNA (adenine-N1)-methyltransferase, translating into MISAGERVLLVDPRGKRYLVKVEDKEFHTDLGILNLGELIGKPYGTKIKSHRGETFTALKPDINDIIAKMKRGPQIVHPKDAGIIIAYAGISPGDTVIEAGAGSGALTIFLANAVGSSGKVISYEVRKDFYEIAQKNVELAGFSDRVVLKNKSIYNGIDEEEADHIVLDLPQPENVLPHAVDVLKPGGYFVAYTPCMNQVHRFFRALEEFRGEFMKPRVVEVLVREQEVKRECMRPKTTMLSHTGYITFLRKL; encoded by the coding sequence ATGATATCAGCCGGGGAAAGGGTTCTTCTTGTTGATCCCAGAGGGAAAAGATACCTTGTAAAGGTTGAGGATAAGGAGTTCCACACTGACCTGGGCATCCTGAACCTAGGTGAGCTTATAGGAAAGCCTTACGGTACGAAAATCAAGAGCCACAGGGGAGAGACGTTTACAGCTCTCAAGCCCGACATCAACGACATCATAGCCAAGATGAAGAGAGGCCCTCAGATAGTCCACCCTAAGGACGCTGGAATAATCATCGCCTACGCTGGAATCTCTCCAGGCGACACAGTCATCGAGGCCGGAGCGGGAAGCGGGGCGCTCACCATATTCCTGGCAAACGCAGTTGGGTCATCAGGAAAGGTCATAAGCTACGAAGTGAGAAAGGACTTCTACGAGATAGCACAGAAGAACGTGGAGCTTGCGGGCTTTTCCGATAGGGTAGTCCTGAAGAACAAGAGCATCTACAACGGGATAGATGAGGAGGAAGCCGACCACATAGTCCTCGACCTTCCCCAGCCCGAAAATGTCCTGCCTCATGCCGTAGATGTACTCAAGCCGGGGGGGTATTTTGTTGCCTATACCCCATGCATGAACCAGGTGCACCGCTTTTTCAGGGCGCTTGAGGAGTTCAGGGGAGAGTTCATGAAGCCGAGGGTTGTAGAGGTTCTCGTTAGAGAACAGGAAGTCAAAAGGGAATGCATGAGGCCGAAGACGACGATGCTTTCTCACACAGGCTATATAACCTTCCTCAGGAAGCTGTGA
- a CDS encoding Lrp/AsnC family transcriptional regulator, with protein sequence MVRAYVLLTVEIGKVESVIDALRKMPGVTKADAVTGPYDAIVHIEAKDLGELTRKILHDIHNIDGVIDTTTAIVVETEEE encoded by the coding sequence ATGGTTAGGGCCTATGTGTTGCTTACTGTTGAAATTGGAAAGGTCGAGAGCGTTATAGATGCTCTCAGAAAAATGCCGGGCGTTACAAAGGCAGACGCCGTCACCGGCCCCTACGATGCGATAGTCCACATCGAGGCCAAGGACCTCGGCGAGCTTACCAGAAAGATACTCCACGACATACACAACATTGACGGCGTTATCGACACGACTACAGCAATAGTGGTGGAGACAGAGGAGGAGTGA
- the gcvH gene encoding glycine cleavage system protein GcvH — protein MIEVGEYKVKEGLYYTKDHEWAQVLDDGTVLVGITDYAQKELGDLAYVELPEVGKEVSRGDVLCEIESVKAVSEVYAPVSGEVIEVNEALEDSPELLNEDPYENWIAKLKPSNLEEELKELMDAQAYAEYLKSL, from the coding sequence ATGATCGAAGTCGGCGAATACAAGGTCAAGGAAGGCCTCTACTACACGAAAGACCACGAGTGGGCCCAGGTTCTTGATGACGGCACGGTTCTTGTTGGCATAACAGACTACGCCCAGAAGGAGCTGGGCGACCTTGCCTACGTCGAGCTCCCGGAGGTCGGCAAGGAAGTCAGCAGGGGCGACGTTCTCTGTGAGATTGAGAGCGTCAAGGCCGTTAGCGAGGTCTACGCCCCCGTCAGCGGTGAAGTCATCGAGGTCAACGAGGCCCTCGAGGACAGCCCCGAGCTCCTCAACGAAGACCCCTACGAGAACTGGATCGCCAAGCTCAAGCCAAGCAACCTTGAGGAAGAGCTTAAGGAGCTTATGGACGCCCAGGCCTACGCCGAATACCTGAAGAGCCTCTGA
- a CDS encoding DUF257 family protein, whose translation MPNEKTPHNFNNVIGAIMPGDIVLIKYTSNEPVERIAWGEIIPSLCDHGIVSIDFWGIGDILMRKFAKTSGVEYTKILDVIREIKVIKIGPGTASYGEVLEDIVPTYEPQNFLRNYYSILSKISRLPRKPRYGIMFGLSHYIYFNPEKAIKSILTAVSTIPTEDIAIISFVNTSILNETHVGILEELSTKVAEVSGGKLTATGGERI comes from the coding sequence ATGCCCAATGAAAAAACCCCTCATAACTTTAATAACGTCATTGGGGCTATCATGCCAGGCGATATAGTTTTAATCAAGTACACCTCCAATGAACCCGTGGAGAGAATAGCGTGGGGTGAAATAATACCCTCCCTTTGTGATCACGGGATCGTGTCGATAGATTTCTGGGGCATTGGTGACATACTTATGAGGAAGTTTGCAAAGACCAGTGGGGTTGAGTACACAAAAATCCTCGACGTTATAAGGGAAATAAAGGTCATCAAAATTGGGCCTGGGACAGCTTCATACGGCGAAGTACTCGAGGACATCGTCCCCACATACGAACCTCAGAATTTCTTGAGGAACTATTACTCTATCCTAAGCAAAATCTCTCGGCTCCCGAGGAAACCGAGGTATGGGATAATGTTCGGACTTTCCCACTATATATACTTCAACCCCGAAAAAGCCATAAAATCCATATTGACGGCGGTCAGCACGATACCGACGGAGGATATCGCTATTATCAGCTTCGTTAACACCAGCATACTCAACGAGACTCATGTTGGAATCCTCGAAGAGCTTAGCACAAAAGTCGCTGAGGTTTCAGGTGGGAAGCTTACCGCAACCGGAGGAGAGAGAATATGA
- a CDS encoding ABC transporter substrate-binding protein, with the protein MKSGGKLVALLILFLMAFSVAASGCIGGGEKSTTTSTSSATPTQTTSTSATSQVGILEMDKVYVIATDKSVVIVGPKGESPTVNIPSGKKVIKVQYEVDAENTPSVKDLMDQGQGFGAINPAFFRDEHVDALVVAARRETDPTIRTELFKALYILGNHLVPEAILGQNKQLRVYWSWVKGRYYHPTLAERYDLLSEDSNAPAVDIGIKDYKNDPETYVIGTFGWPESFDPAWTYETFGWEIWHEIGDTLVTYWKEETEQVSPDLAVAWAHNKDGTEWYFLIRGGVKAYDPWNDKTYPIDATDVAFTFLRVERLGHSVSWMVDSFMDVNHSAALTEDEFDQYLKEHPLVAEYKGKSTTVKSLDELKKFFGYNGETAGVFKLVLPQPYAPVLGILADPFLSVVPMEYLLGDKYEEALKASNNGHDPSAWWNYLQEGQDDPTHQLMHKKPVGTGPFYVKDYQENSYIVLEYNPYYWNATNNPGHTRVIYVLNKDPMARIQLFKTGTVDAVAIPPDKMDTVKGLELNGFKSVVKTDILEPILTFIVFNTQKEPFNNPKVRQAIAYAIPYDQIAKLVYNNLLERNYGPIPKPWPGYIEEGIIKYNYNLAKAQQLLKEAGVDPSKYSIELIYNSGNSAREKIMTYLQNTLTQLGFQVTVNSYEWPTYLSKTEHGQYDIYVVGWVPDYLDSDNWVGPFLYGATEFKSVEVTTS; encoded by the coding sequence ATGAAGTCAGGCGGCAAACTCGTTGCCCTTTTGATTTTGTTTTTAATGGCCTTCTCAGTGGCTGCCAGCGGCTGCATTGGTGGCGGCGAAAAGTCCACTACAACCTCAACCTCCTCGGCTACACCAACTCAAACGACTTCCACTTCTGCCACATCCCAAGTTGGAATACTTGAAATGGACAAGGTCTATGTGATAGCCACAGACAAGAGCGTTGTCATCGTTGGACCCAAGGGCGAAAGCCCGACTGTGAACATTCCCAGTGGAAAGAAAGTGATTAAGGTTCAGTACGAGGTTGATGCTGAGAATACTCCTTCCGTAAAGGACCTTATGGATCAGGGACAGGGATTCGGTGCCATTAACCCTGCATTCTTCAGAGATGAACACGTTGATGCCCTGGTCGTTGCGGCGAGAAGGGAGACCGACCCAACGATAAGGACTGAACTATTTAAGGCCCTCTACATCCTCGGAAACCACCTCGTCCCAGAGGCCATTCTCGGCCAGAACAAGCAGCTCCGTGTTTACTGGAGCTGGGTGAAGGGCCGCTACTACCACCCGACCCTTGCCGAGCGCTACGACCTCCTCAGCGAGGATTCAAACGCCCCGGCCGTTGACATCGGAATCAAGGACTACAAGAACGACCCGGAGACCTACGTCATAGGTACCTTCGGCTGGCCGGAGAGCTTCGATCCTGCCTGGACGTACGAGACCTTTGGATGGGAAATCTGGCACGAGATAGGCGACACACTCGTCACCTACTGGAAGGAAGAGACCGAGCAGGTCAGCCCCGACCTCGCTGTTGCATGGGCACACAACAAGGACGGTACCGAGTGGTACTTCCTAATCAGGGGTGGTGTAAAGGCCTACGACCCGTGGAACGACAAGACCTACCCGATAGACGCAACGGACGTTGCGTTCACCTTCCTACGCGTTGAGAGGCTCGGCCACTCCGTTAGCTGGATGGTCGACAGCTTCATGGACGTCAACCACTCCGCTGCCCTCACCGAGGACGAATTCGACCAGTACCTCAAGGAGCACCCACTCGTAGCTGAGTACAAGGGCAAGAGCACCACCGTTAAGAGCCTCGACGAGCTGAAGAAGTTCTTCGGCTACAACGGTGAAACCGCCGGCGTCTTCAAGCTCGTCCTCCCGCAGCCCTACGCCCCCGTCCTCGGAATCCTCGCCGACCCGTTCCTCAGCGTCGTCCCGATGGAGTACCTCCTCGGCGACAAGTACGAGGAGGCCCTGAAGGCCAGCAACAATGGCCACGACCCGAGCGCCTGGTGGAACTACCTCCAGGAGGGACAGGACGACCCGACCCACCAGCTCATGCACAAGAAGCCCGTTGGAACCGGTCCGTTCTACGTCAAGGACTACCAGGAGAACAGCTACATAGTCCTTGAGTACAACCCGTACTACTGGAACGCCACAAACAACCCCGGCCACACCAGGGTCATCTACGTCCTCAACAAGGATCCAATGGCAAGAATACAGCTCTTCAAGACCGGCACTGTTGACGCCGTCGCAATCCCACCCGACAAGATGGACACCGTTAAGGGACTCGAGCTCAACGGCTTCAAGTCAGTCGTCAAGACTGACATCCTCGAGCCGATACTGACGTTCATCGTCTTCAACACCCAGAAGGAGCCCTTCAACAACCCGAAGGTCAGGCAGGCCATAGCCTATGCCATTCCGTACGACCAGATAGCCAAGCTCGTCTACAACAACCTCCTCGAGAGGAACTACGGTCCGATACCCAAGCCGTGGCCGGGCTACATCGAGGAGGGCATCATCAAGTACAACTACAACCTTGCCAAGGCCCAGCAGCTGCTCAAAGAGGCCGGCGTTGACCCGAGCAAGTACAGCATCGAGCTGATCTACAACTCAGGAAACAGCGCCCGTGAGAAGATAATGACCTACCTCCAGAACACTCTCACCCAGCTCGGCTTCCAGGTCACGGTCAACAGCTACGAATGGCCGACATACCTCAGCAAGACCGAGCACGGACAGTACGACATATACGTCGTCGGTTGGGTTCCAGACTACCTCGACTCTGACAACTGGGTCGGCCCGTTCCTATACGGTGCCACCGAGTTCAAGAGCGTTGAAGTTACCACCAGCTGA
- the gltA gene encoding NADPH-dependent glutamate synthase yields the protein MPRRKLIKERVPTPERPPEERIKDFKEVNLGYTFELAVREAERCLQCPYEYAPCIKGCPVHINIPGFISKLVEYRNDPDKAVKEALNVIWACNSLPATTGRVCPQEDQCEMNCVMGKVGDKINIGKLERFVADYAREKGIDEELLFEIIPKIEKKGQKVAIIGAGPAGLTAAGELAKLGYDVTIYEALHEPGGVLMYGIPEFRLPKEIVHKEIEKLRKLGVRILTDHVVGKTVTIEELLQEYDAVFIGSGAGTPRLVNAPGINLNGIYTANEFLTRVNLMKAYLFPEYDTPVYVGKKVIVIGAGNTAMDAARSARRFGAEVTIAYRRGEEDVSAREEEVEHAKEEGIKFVYFVNPVEFIGDENGKVKAVKFEKMRPLEERDARGKRKIVGTGEYITLEADTVIIAIGKHPNRLIINTPGLKVERGKIVVDENMMTSIPGVFAGGDAIRGEATVILAMGDGRKAAKAIHEYLTKKRQEKANA from the coding sequence ATGCCGAGGAGGAAGCTTATTAAGGAGAGGGTTCCGACCCCGGAGAGGCCTCCGGAGGAGAGGATTAAGGACTTCAAGGAAGTGAACCTTGGCTACACCTTTGAGCTTGCCGTTAGGGAGGCCGAGCGCTGTCTGCAGTGCCCCTACGAGTACGCCCCCTGTATCAAGGGCTGTCCTGTTCACATTAACATTCCCGGATTCATAAGCAAGCTCGTTGAGTACCGCAACGATCCCGACAAGGCTGTTAAGGAAGCTTTAAACGTCATCTGGGCCTGCAACTCACTTCCAGCCACAACTGGTAGGGTCTGCCCGCAGGAAGATCAGTGTGAGATGAACTGTGTCATGGGTAAGGTCGGCGATAAGATCAACATCGGCAAGCTTGAGAGATTCGTCGCTGACTATGCCCGCGAGAAGGGAATAGACGAGGAGCTCCTCTTCGAGATAATTCCGAAGATAGAGAAAAAGGGCCAAAAGGTTGCCATCATCGGAGCTGGACCCGCTGGCCTCACCGCCGCCGGCGAACTGGCCAAGCTCGGCTACGACGTCACCATCTATGAGGCCCTCCACGAGCCCGGAGGAGTCCTAATGTACGGTATCCCCGAGTTCAGACTCCCGAAGGAGATAGTCCACAAGGAGATTGAGAAGCTCAGAAAGCTCGGTGTCAGGATACTCACGGACCACGTGGTTGGTAAGACGGTCACGATTGAAGAGCTCCTCCAGGAGTACGACGCCGTTTTCATAGGCTCTGGAGCAGGAACCCCAAGACTTGTTAACGCTCCTGGAATCAACCTCAACGGAATCTACACCGCCAACGAGTTCCTCACGAGGGTCAACCTGATGAAGGCCTACCTTTTCCCCGAGTACGACACACCGGTTTACGTTGGCAAGAAAGTCATCGTCATTGGTGCTGGAAACACAGCGATGGACGCCGCGAGGAGCGCGAGACGCTTCGGTGCCGAGGTAACCATTGCCTACCGCCGCGGTGAGGAGGACGTCTCGGCTAGAGAAGAAGAGGTCGAGCACGCCAAGGAAGAGGGCATCAAGTTCGTCTACTTCGTCAACCCGGTCGAGTTTATCGGCGATGAGAACGGCAAGGTCAAGGCCGTGAAGTTCGAGAAGATGAGGCCGCTTGAGGAGCGCGACGCACGCGGAAAGAGGAAGATAGTGGGCACCGGCGAGTACATAACTCTTGAGGCAGACACAGTCATTATCGCCATTGGAAAGCACCCGAATAGGCTCATCATCAACACGCCGGGCCTCAAGGTCGAGCGCGGGAAGATCGTCGTGGACGAGAACATGATGACGAGCATTCCTGGCGTCTTCGCAGGTGGAGATGCCATACGGGGCGAGGCGACGGTCATCCTTGCTATGGGAGATGGAAGGAAGGCCGCGAAGGCCATCCACGAGTATCTCACGAAAAAGAGGCAGGAGAAGGCGAACGCCTGA
- a CDS encoding glycosyltransferase family 4 protein — translation MRIALVSDWYYPKVGGVATHMHQLATYLRKRGHEVSIVTNDLKTGKEEELKELGIELVKVPGVVSPLLGINITYGLKSNRELGEFLRDFDVVHAHHAFTPLSLKAVKAGRTLGKATLLTTHSISFSHESSLWKALGLTFPLFSHYLRYPHEVIAVSKAAKAFIEHFTDSPVRVIPNGVDDERFRPIGEREKERVREELGISGDLILYVSRMSFRKGPHVLLNAFQNIVRERDDAVLVMVGSGEMLPFLKAQAKFLGIEDRVRFLGYVSDDLLSKLYASADVFVLPSIMAEAFGIVVLEAMASGVPVVTTTVGGIPEVVGESGSGVLVPPGDELALVEAVSKLLSDKELARNLGEAGRKAVERRYSWKVIASEIEKVYEEVLRGL, via the coding sequence ATGAGGATCGCTCTCGTCAGCGACTGGTACTATCCAAAGGTCGGCGGCGTTGCCACTCATATGCACCAGCTTGCGACCTACCTGAGGAAGCGAGGCCACGAGGTTTCAATAGTGACCAACGACTTGAAAACTGGAAAAGAGGAGGAGCTTAAAGAGCTCGGAATAGAACTCGTTAAGGTTCCCGGCGTGGTCAGCCCTTTACTTGGGATAAACATAACCTACGGTCTGAAGTCGAACAGGGAACTGGGTGAGTTTCTTCGGGATTTTGACGTTGTCCACGCCCACCACGCCTTCACTCCCCTCTCTCTGAAGGCGGTTAAAGCCGGGAGAACGCTTGGAAAGGCAACACTGCTCACCACTCACAGCATATCCTTTTCCCACGAGTCCTCCCTCTGGAAGGCCCTTGGATTGACCTTCCCCCTCTTCAGCCACTACCTCAGGTATCCCCACGAGGTAATAGCCGTTAGCAAGGCCGCAAAGGCCTTCATAGAGCACTTTACCGACTCCCCTGTTAGAGTGATTCCAAACGGCGTTGATGACGAGCGCTTCAGGCCGATAGGAGAGAGGGAAAAAGAACGGGTGAGAGAAGAGCTCGGAATAAGCGGCGACCTAATCCTTTACGTCAGCAGAATGTCCTTCAGGAAAGGGCCGCACGTGCTCCTCAACGCCTTCCAGAACATAGTAAGGGAAAGGGATGATGCTGTCCTAGTGATGGTCGGCTCGGGTGAGATGCTTCCATTCCTGAAGGCGCAGGCGAAATTCCTGGGCATTGAAGACCGCGTGAGGTTCCTGGGCTACGTTTCAGATGATCTCCTCTCAAAACTCTACGCTTCCGCCGATGTTTTTGTACTGCCGTCGATAATGGCCGAGGCCTTTGGCATAGTCGTTCTTGAGGCAATGGCCTCCGGCGTCCCGGTGGTTACGACAACAGTTGGTGGAATACCTGAAGTCGTCGGGGAGAGCGGAAGCGGTGTTCTCGTTCCACCCGGCGACGAGCTTGCACTTGTCGAGGCGGTCTCAAAGCTCCTCTCCGACAAAGAACTCGCCAGGAATCTGGGAGAGGCCGGAAGAAAGGCAGTCGAAAGGCGCTACTCGTGGAAAGTGATCGCGAGTGAGATCGAAAAGGTGTACGAAGAGGTTTTAAGGGGATTGTAA